TGGCTTCTTGATCATCATTTTATATTCTTAAAAGGAGGAAATGATAAGCTAAATGTTAATGGTTTTTATGATTTACTAAGTAATGGAAATATTATTTTTTATGTAAAAAGGACAAAAGGAATAAGGACTTTATCTAGTACTTTTTCAATTGAGAAGGAATTTCACGAGCGCCTATTCTATCTAATTGAAAAAGAAAATACGCGGCGTTTTATCACGTCAAAATCAGATTTTTTGGCTTTATTTAAGGAAAAGAAGAGTATAATTAAAGGTTATTTAAAAGCAAATAAGATAGATTATAATGTTAATCAGGAATTATATATGAAGAAAGCAATAATCTATTATGAAACTTTAAACAAATAAATATGAAAAAAACGCTCTTTGTTATTTTCTTTATATTAATATTTTTGAGTTTAAAAAATTCAGCACAGGAAATTAAAATAATCGTCAATGAAAATTTTAACGAGCTAAATATTGAACAATTAGTTAAAAAATTAGAGGGTAAATATTCAGTTCGGTTTTTTTACAATATTGCGGATTTTAATAACATTTTATTTAGTTCTGATTCTGGAAATAAGAGCATCAATCAGTTTTTAGAAAGCCTACTTGTCAATACAGACATAAAATATGTGCGATCTGATCGCAATATTTTCCTGACAAAGGATAAAGAAATAAAAATAGAAATTTCCCCTTACTTTTCTAATAACATTGCCTATATCGGTCAAATTAGGCAAGAATCAAAGGATGAAGAGGATATTTTGAATGCTAAAGTATCTAATAAATTGTATGAAATTGGACAAAAAAGGAATCTTATTTCAACTGAAATGATCAGTTTGTCCGGTTTTGTTAGAAATAGTAAAACGGGGGAACCTTTACCTCGAGCTACTATCTCAATACGAGATAGTTCGGCAACAATTACAGCTAATGAAAAGGGATATTTTGTAATTAATTTGCCAGCTGGCAAAAGACAGTTTATAATTAGATTTCCGGGTATGCAAGATGCAAGCCGACAAGTTGTGGTTTATTCGAGTGGAAAAATAAATTTTGAATTATTTGAACAGTCATTCTCTTTAAAAGAAGTAAATGTTTCTGCAGAGCGCGCGCGCAATGTTAAAGCGGTTGAACTTGGTGTAAATAGATTAGATATAAAAAGTATTAAGCAAGTCCCTGTTGTTTTTGGAGAAGCAGATATATTACGAGTGGTATTAACGTTACCGGGAGTTAAATCTGTAGGAGAAGCCAGTACAGGATTTAATGTTAGAGGAGGTTCTACCGACCAAAATTTAGTGTTGTTGAATGATGCACCGGTTTTCAGTCCCTCCCATTTCTTTGGTTTTTTCTCTGCCTTTAACCCAGAAATTGTGAAAGATATAGAGCTATATAAAAGCAGCATTCCACAAAAATATGGAGGACGACTTTCATCAGTCCTTGAAGTAACTAATAGAGAGGGAAATAAGGGAAAGTTTACGGGTTCGGCTGGTATTGGATTGCTGACAAGTAGAATTAATGTTGAAGGACCAATTGATAGTGGAAAAACTTCATTTATTTTTGGTGGTAGAACTACGTATGCAAATTGGTTATTGAATCTTTTACCAAAGGAATACAAAAATAGCAAGGCTTCTTTTTATGACCTTAATCTTGATATCAATCATAAGGTTAATGATAAAAATACAATTCTTTTATCAACCTATTTGAGTGCTGACAAATTTAAATTGAATAGTGATACGAGCTATAAATATGCAAATAGCAATATATCTTTAAAATGGAAACACATATTTAGCAATAAGTTTTATTCTGATGTAATGGGGTCTTATTCTGGGTACAATTACAACGTTGAATCTCAATCAAACCCTTTAACGGCTTATAATTTGTTTTTTGGGATAAAACAAATTAATGCGAAAGCTGACTTTAGTTATATTTTAGATCATAAGCATATCTTAGATTTTGGTATAAATACAGCTCATTATAACCTGTCGCCAGGTAATTATACACCTGTTGGTGCTGAGTCGTTAGTTAAGGGTATTCTAATAGAAAATGAAAAGGCTCTTGAAACAGCAGTATATATTGGGGATAGATTTGATGTAAGTAGTAAGTTATCTATTAATGTTGGTCTTAGGTATAGTATTTATAATTATCTGGGTGCCAAAACTATAAATAGTTATGCTCCAGGACTCCCTGTAGAAATTAACACTATAACAGATACGAAATCCTATGGGGCCGGAGATGTTATTAAAACATATCAGTCTCCTGAAATAAGAGCATCATTTAGATATAGTATTACTGATAATCTATCTTTTAAAGGAGGTTATAATACATTAAATCAGTACATTCATTTACTTTCAAACTCTGCTTCTATATCACCAACGGACATTTGGAAGCTAAGCGATCCTAATATAAAACCACAAAAAGGAAATCAGCTATCATTTGGTATTTATAAAAGTAATAAATCTCATACGATTGAATTCTCTGCGGAAGGGTACTACAAAAGAATGAAGGATTTTCTTGATTATAAAAGTGGGGCTACTTTAGTGTTAAATGATCACATTGAAACCGATGTGATAAGAACGGAGGGAAAGGCATACGGGGCGGAATTTATGATAAAAAAAACTGCTGGAAGTTTAAATGGTTGGATTAGCTACACCTACTCTAGGACACTGCTCAGGATGACTGATGCCAGCCAGGGGGAACTCATTAACAATGGAGCCTACTATCCTGGGAATGCAGATAAACCTCATGATTTTAATTTTACAGGTAATTATAGATTTACACATAGATATAGTATTTCAATTAATTTAGCATATAGTACTGGCAGACCAATTACATTACCTATAGCAAAATATGTATATGCAGGTAATATCAGGGTATTGTATTCTGATAGAAATGAATATAGAATACCAGATTATTTTAGATCAGATATTTCATTTAACATTGAAGGAAATCATAAAATTAAGCAGTTAACGCATAGTTTCTGGACCATAGGTGTGTACAATCTTACAGGCAGACAAAATGCTTATTCTACATATTTTGCTTCAGAGCGGGGTTCTATTAACGGGTATAAGTTATCAATATTTGCAACAGCTATTCCTTTTATCAATTATAACATCAAATTTTAGACATGAAGAAATATATTTTACTTTGTATTGTTTTGATGATTTATGGGTGTAAAAAAACATATAATCCAGGTGTTGTAGATGGTAATGTAAATTATCTTGTTGTAGAAGGATTCATTAATTTTTCTGGAGAGTATACTGATATTAAATTAAGTAGAACTACCAATCTGAAAGCTATTCAATCAAAACCTGAACTTGGAGCAATTTTAAATATTGAAAGCGAAGACAAGCAATTTTATAATCTTAGTGAAATGGGACAAGGTAATTATACAACTTATTTTTTTGTTGATCCTAACAAAAAATATAGATTGAATATTAAAACCGTAAAAGGTGGCTTATATCAATCAGAATTTGTTCAGCCAAAGGTTAGCCCTCAAATAGATAAAATCAATGCGGAAATCAAGCTAAATGGGGTTCAAATCAGTGTTGATAGTCATGATGATACAAACAATTCAAGGTATTACAGATTTGAATATGAGCAAACCTGGAGATTTCACACCAAATATATATCACAATTGATTTTGAAAAATGGAATGATACTTCCCAGATCGGCAAATGAGGATATCTATTATTGCTATGGTAGTGATTATTCTTCAAACATCCTTATAGCGTCTACCGCACAGCTTAGTAATGACATTTTATCTCACTTTCCGGTAACATTTATTCCTTCTGGCGATGAACGTATATCTTTAAAATATAGTATTTTATTAAAACAATATGCAATGTCTGAGCAGGAATATAAATATTGGGAAACATTAAAAAAGAACACGGAAAATATAGGTTCTATATTTGATCCTCAACCATCTTTTGTTTCTGGAAATATACATTGTTTAACTAATTCTGAAGAAAAAGTATTGGGTTATGTTGGTGCAGGAAACATAACGAGAAAAAGAATTTTTCTTGATAAAAGTGAACTCCCTGAAACCTGGAAAAAGGATGATATTTATAGTTGTCAATTAGATAGTCTTCCTGAATCAGTTTTACCCCAATTTTTGTATCCTACAAATTATGTTCTAGTGTATAAAGATGGTTTTACAGGGATTTCTTATGCTTCGGACATTAAGTGTGTTGATTGTACAACACGGGGAACAAAGACAAAGCCGAGCTTCTGGCCATAAATAGCATGAATATGAATAGAAACATTTTTATTGGCTTATTTTTATATTTAATAATATGGGCTGGCAATTCAAATGCTCAAGATCGGGTAATTGAAAAGCTAGATAGCTCTTTTACTAATTATCAGCAATCTCATATTAAGGAGAAGATCTTTATCCATACAGATAAAGAAGCCTATATGACAACAGAAAATATTTGGTTCAAAATATATTGTGTTGATGGAATTTCGAATAGGCCACTAGACTTAAGTAAAGTGGTGTATACTGAAATTTATGATAGTAACAATAAGCCTGTTCAGCGTGCAAAAATAAGCTTAAGTAATGGATTTGGTATAGGCTCCTTTTATATCCCACCCGGGATTTCAACTGGTAACTATAAACTTGTGGGCTACACCAATTGGATGAAAAACTTTGACGAAAAGTATTATTTTGAAAAACAGATTATAATCATAAATACACAAAGTGATAAATCTGTTAATCAAGAAGTACAAAATAGACCAATTATTCAATTTTTTCCTGAAGGAGGAAGCTTTATAGAAGGAATAAATAGTAAAGTAGCTTGTAAAGTTGTAGGAAATGATGGAAAAGGGCTCGATTTTAAAGCCGTTATTTTAAAGAATAAAACCGACACAATTGCAAAGTTTAGCGCATTTAAATTTGGTATTGGTACGTTTAATATGATACCTGATGGAAGTTCACATTATGAATGTGTTGTTTCCTTGGGTGGGAAAAAAATAATGAGTGTATTGCCCTCAATTAATACCAGGGGGTACAGTATGCAGATAATCGATACAGTTGCCGAAAAAATTGGAATTAACATTGAATCGAAAAATTTAGAAGATGAAGAAATTTATTTAATCGTTCACGATAAACAGTTAATCCGTCATGCTAAACATCTTAAAACAAACAAAGGACATGCTTTATTTTCCATAGATAAAGCACTTCTTTCACAAGGTATTTCGAATTTTACATTATTTAATTCATCTGGACAGCCCGTATGTGGACGTTTATATTTTAAACCTGTAACTGATGTTTTGCATATCGATGTGCAGAGTGATAGCGTCAGCTATGGTGTGAGAAGTAAGGTTTCTTTAGATATCCAATCTAAAGACAAAAATGGCCCTCAAACAGCTAATTCGTCACTTTCTGTTTATAAAACAGATGAAATTCAATTAGATGGATCAATGCATATCCTTAGCTATTTCTGGCTAAAATCAGAATTAAAAGATGAAATTGAATCACCGGATTATTATTTTGGGAAACCTGGTGCCGAATTGATTTCTGCCGCAGATAATTTAATGCTAACAAGCGGATGGAGAAAATATTTATGGGATGATGCATTAAAAGCAGGTAAGCCCATATTAAAATTTATTCCAGAGCATGAAGGCCATTTAGTTGCTGGGCGATTAACTGATAAAAATGGTGGTCCAGTTAATAATAGAAATGTTTTCTTTTCTATACCCGGAATTCAACCAAAATTATTCAATGCTAATACAAAGTATGATGGGTCTTTTGTGATTAATGTAAGAGATTATTATGGGACTAACGAAGTAGTATTGCAGTCAGATGCTTCAATTGATACCTCCTCTGTAATAAGCTTATCCAACCCCTTTTCTGAATCGTATAAAATAAAAAACACACCGCCACTAAACATCAAAAAGCTAAACGTAAATGATTTAAATTCCTGGAATCTAAATGCCCAAGTGCAAAACGCTTATTATGGGAATAAGTTAAGGCAAACGTTTAATCATGATTCAGATACTACGTCTTTTTATATTAATTATACAAAACGCTACTTAATGGATGATTATGTACGATTTCCTACAATGAGAGAGGTTTTTAGAGAATTTATTTCCCAAGCATATATGGTAAGAAAGGATGGGGATATACAATTAAGAATAGGGACTGCAAATGGCTTATTAAGTATAAATCCAATGATTATTTTAAATGGTGTACCTGTGTTTAGTGTAAAAAAATTAATGGACATAAATCCAGCTCAAGTGAAGGCGATGGAGATTGTAAATCGCAGATATTTTATGAATAATAGGATGGAAGAGGGAATAATAAACATAACAACCAATACTAAAGATATGGCTGGCTACGAAATTGAAGCCAATGCCTTAATTTTGGATTATGAAGGACTTCAATTAAAAACGCAGTTCTACGCTCCTGTTTATGATAATAAACGACAAATTGAAAGTAAAATGCCTGATTTTAGAACTGTTCTGGAATGGGCTCCAGAACTGATTACCGATAGGACCGGAAATAAAAAATGGGCATTTTATACTTCTGACCAGCCAGGTAATTATATTGGCATCATTCAAGGTATAACCAATAAAGGTGAGGCAGGTTATACAACTTTTAAATTTGATGTCAGAAATTAAGATAGAAATAATGAACTCCATACAAAAAATAAGGAAAGAGAATGACCCCTTTATACAGATCTTAATGCTTGTTTTTTATGCCATTGTTGGTTTAGTGGTGGTATCAGGAATAGGCTTGATTATCGTATATTTTAAGTACGGGGTTGGCATTTTTGAAGACCTTAGTTGGTTGTCGGACACTGATCTCTACTATCTTCCTGCTCAAAGGATACTATTAACAGCGCAACAAATTGGTCTTTTTTTAGTTCCAGCCTTCTTGCTTGCTAAAACAGAGGGACAAAAGATCAATGGATTTTATAGTTTTAAAAGGCCAAAAGCTGAACTACTGTTTATTGTTTTATTGATTATGATTTGCGCTTTGCCGGTTTTGGAATGGGTAACTGAACTTAATCAAAAAATGGTATTACCGGAGGCTTTTAAAGGGCTGGAAAAATGGATGAAGGAAGCTGAAGATCAAGGGATGGAAATGACCAAAGCACTCTTAAAAATGGACAATATTGATGCATTTATTATCAATATATTCATGATTGCTTTGCTGCCTGCTGTAGCGGAGGAATTTATGTTTAGGGGGGGGGTACAACGTGCACTGGGTCGTATGTCTAATAATCCACATATTGCTATCTGGTT
This is a stretch of genomic DNA from Candidatus Pedobacter colombiensis. It encodes these proteins:
- a CDS encoding carboxypeptidase-like regulatory domain-containing protein, yielding MKKTLFVIFFILIFLSLKNSAQEIKIIVNENFNELNIEQLVKKLEGKYSVRFFYNIADFNNILFSSDSGNKSINQFLESLLVNTDIKYVRSDRNIFLTKDKEIKIEISPYFSNNIAYIGQIRQESKDEEDILNAKVSNKLYEIGQKRNLISTEMISLSGFVRNSKTGEPLPRATISIRDSSATITANEKGYFVINLPAGKRQFIIRFPGMQDASRQVVVYSSGKINFELFEQSFSLKEVNVSAERARNVKAVELGVNRLDIKSIKQVPVVFGEADILRVVLTLPGVKSVGEASTGFNVRGGSTDQNLVLLNDAPVFSPSHFFGFFSAFNPEIVKDIELYKSSIPQKYGGRLSSVLEVTNREGNKGKFTGSAGIGLLTSRINVEGPIDSGKTSFIFGGRTTYANWLLNLLPKEYKNSKASFYDLNLDINHKVNDKNTILLSTYLSADKFKLNSDTSYKYANSNISLKWKHIFSNKFYSDVMGSYSGYNYNVESQSNPLTAYNLFFGIKQINAKADFSYILDHKHILDFGINTAHYNLSPGNYTPVGAESLVKGILIENEKALETAVYIGDRFDVSSKLSINVGLRYSIYNYLGAKTINSYAPGLPVEINTITDTKSYGAGDVIKTYQSPEIRASFRYSITDNLSFKGGYNTLNQYIHLLSNSASISPTDIWKLSDPNIKPQKGNQLSFGIYKSNKSHTIEFSAEGYYKRMKDFLDYKSGATLVLNDHIETDVIRTEGKAYGAEFMIKKTAGSLNGWISYTYSRTLLRMTDASQGELINNGAYYPGNADKPHDFNFTGNYRFTHRYSISINLAYSTGRPITLPIAKYVYAGNIRVLYSDRNEYRIPDYFRSDISFNIEGNHKIKQLTHSFWTIGVYNLTGRQNAYSTYFASERGSINGYKLSIFATAIPFINYNIKF
- a CDS encoding DUF4249 domain-containing protein, producing MKKYILLCIVLMIYGCKKTYNPGVVDGNVNYLVVEGFINFSGEYTDIKLSRTTNLKAIQSKPELGAILNIESEDKQFYNLSEMGQGNYTTYFFVDPNKKYRLNIKTVKGGLYQSEFVQPKVSPQIDKINAEIKLNGVQISVDSHDDTNNSRYYRFEYEQTWRFHTKYISQLILKNGMILPRSANEDIYYCYGSDYSSNILIASTAQLSNDILSHFPVTFIPSGDERISLKYSILLKQYAMSEQEYKYWETLKKNTENIGSIFDPQPSFVSGNIHCLTNSEEKVLGYVGAGNITRKRIFLDKSELPETWKKDDIYSCQLDSLPESVLPQFLYPTNYVLVYKDGFTGISYASDIKCVDCTTRGTKTKPSFWP
- a CDS encoding CPBP family intramembrane metalloprotease, with product MSEIKIEIMNSIQKIRKENDPFIQILMLVFYAIVGLVVVSGIGLIIVYFKYGVGIFEDLSWLSDTDLYYLPAQRILLTAQQIGLFLVPAFLLAKTEGQKINGFYSFKRPKAELLFIVLLIMICALPVLEWVTELNQKMVLPEAFKGLEKWMKEAEDQGMEMTKALLKMDNIDAFIINIFMIALLPAVAEEFMFRGGVQRALGRMSNNPHIAIWFTAIIFSAIHMQFYGFLPRMFLGAAFGYLYFWSGSLWYAIIGHFINNGYAVCVAWYMQKNNIPLSETDKTMDIAWYGYIISAILTFLLFRYFKNKTE